One region of Bradyrhizobium betae genomic DNA includes:
- a CDS encoding outer membrane protein gives MKKILLALTAVAAMTGSASAADLAARPYVKAPMVAPVANWTGFYIFGGAGGGLSNADQSVVSTVGAVPLTISQRQGGSGWFGTVGLGYDWQFNSTWVAGVFADGQFGSIRATVQDPLNQITGSQKLEDSWAAGVRLGWLVAPNVLSYVNGGYSGAHFGSTSFTNLAGVPAGVHLDGYNRNGWFVGGGVENSLNIFGIQSPGWFMKTEYRSAFYNAKTSTELADVTNVPLANSIRANSWNQTISTSLVYRFNWTGPVVAKY, from the coding sequence ATGAAGAAGATTTTGCTGGCTCTGACCGCGGTTGCGGCAATGACCGGTTCGGCCTCGGCGGCCGACCTTGCTGCTCGCCCCTACGTGAAGGCCCCGATGGTGGCTCCGGTTGCCAACTGGACCGGCTTCTACATCTTCGGTGGCGCCGGCGGCGGCCTCTCGAATGCCGACCAGTCGGTCGTGTCCACGGTCGGCGCGGTTCCGCTGACGATCTCCCAGCGCCAGGGTGGCTCGGGCTGGTTCGGCACCGTCGGTCTCGGCTACGACTGGCAGTTCAACAGCACCTGGGTCGCCGGCGTGTTCGCTGACGGTCAGTTCGGCAGCATCCGCGCCACCGTGCAGGATCCGCTCAACCAGATCACCGGCAGCCAGAAGCTGGAAGACTCCTGGGCCGCTGGTGTGCGCCTCGGCTGGCTGGTCGCTCCGAACGTTCTCTCCTACGTCAACGGCGGTTACTCGGGCGCCCACTTCGGCAGCACGAGCTTCACGAACCTCGCTGGCGTTCCGGCCGGTGTCCATCTCGACGGCTACAACCGCAACGGTTGGTTCGTCGGCGGCGGCGTCGAGAACAGCCTGAACATCTTCGGCATCCAGTCGCCCGGCTGGTTCATGAAGACCGAATATCGTTCGGCCTTCTACAATGCCAAGACCTCGACCGAACTGGCGGACGTCACTAACGTTCCGCTGGCCAACAGCATCCGCGCCAACAGCTGGAACCAGACGATCTCGACCTCGCTGGTCTACCGCTTCAACTGGACCGGTCCGGTCGTCGCCAAGTACTGA
- a CDS encoding SDR family NAD(P)-dependent oxidoreductase, translating to MTSNRFDLRGKVAIVTGGNGGIGLGLAHGLADAGADIAVVGRNEAKSAAAVADLKQRGVKAIAVTTDVTDKAAIAAMVERVVRDLGRIDILINNAGMSIRKPPHELELDEWNTVINTNLTSAFLCSKLAYPALKASGNGKVINIGSMMSIFGASFATAYAASKGGIVQYTRACANAWAPDNIQVNAILPGWIDTDLTRGARKQVSGLHERVLARTPAGRWGDIDDFAGIAVFLASPASNFVTGTAIPVDGGFSVMA from the coding sequence ATGACATCCAACCGGTTCGATCTCCGCGGCAAAGTCGCAATCGTCACAGGGGGCAATGGCGGCATCGGGCTTGGCCTGGCGCACGGGCTCGCCGACGCCGGCGCCGATATCGCCGTGGTCGGACGGAATGAAGCCAAGTCGGCTGCTGCGGTTGCCGACCTCAAGCAGCGCGGCGTGAAGGCGATCGCCGTCACCACCGACGTCACTGACAAGGCGGCTATCGCCGCGATGGTCGAGCGCGTCGTCCGGGATCTCGGCCGCATCGACATCCTCATCAACAATGCCGGCATGAGCATCCGCAAGCCGCCACACGAGCTCGAGCTCGACGAGTGGAACACGGTAATCAACACCAACCTCACCAGCGCTTTCCTGTGCTCGAAGCTGGCCTATCCGGCGCTGAAGGCGTCGGGCAACGGCAAGGTCATCAACATCGGCTCGATGATGTCGATCTTCGGTGCGAGCTTCGCCACCGCCTATGCGGCGAGCAAGGGCGGCATCGTGCAGTACACGCGCGCCTGCGCCAATGCCTGGGCGCCCGACAACATCCAGGTCAACGCCATCCTGCCGGGCTGGATCGACACCGACCTCACCCGCGGCGCGCGCAAGCAGGTCTCGGGCCTGCACGAGCGCGTGCTGGCACGCACGCCCGCCGGGCGCTGGGGCGACATCGACGACTTCGCGGGCATCGCCGTCTTCCTCGCCTCGCCCGCCTCGAACTTCGTCACGGGCACCGCGATCCCCGTCGACGGTGGCTTCTCCGTGATGGCGTGA
- a CDS encoding outer membrane protein, producing MRNKLIAAFAFTTALVSTGAASAADLGARYTKAPAYAEPLFNWTGFYVGGHIGGAWTNEQAINNGIGAPFGDLGPGDSFRQRSSGIMGGAQIGYNWQANNYVFGMEGTISGLDNKGTAVNTTIGAADDVFTWRANVLATVVGRAGFAVQNNLFYVKGGYAGVNNRLNVTDTVGPATGSGGQTHWANGWTVGAGWEYGITRNWIVGLEYNYAAFGGQTYQLGGTSGNYTFDAKPRDIQWAVVRASYKFDGPVIARY from the coding sequence ATGCGTAACAAGTTGATTGCCGCCTTCGCCTTCACGACCGCGCTGGTTTCGACCGGTGCTGCCTCCGCCGCCGATCTCGGTGCGCGCTACACGAAGGCGCCGGCTTATGCCGAGCCGCTGTTCAACTGGACCGGTTTCTATGTCGGCGGCCACATCGGTGGCGCCTGGACCAACGAGCAGGCCATCAACAACGGGATCGGTGCACCGTTTGGCGACCTCGGGCCCGGCGACAGCTTCCGCCAGCGCAGTTCGGGCATCATGGGCGGTGCCCAGATCGGCTACAACTGGCAGGCCAACAACTACGTGTTCGGCATGGAAGGCACGATCTCCGGCCTCGACAACAAGGGCACTGCGGTGAACACCACCATCGGTGCCGCTGACGACGTCTTCACCTGGCGCGCCAACGTGCTCGCGACCGTTGTCGGCCGCGCCGGCTTCGCCGTTCAGAACAACCTGTTCTACGTCAAGGGCGGCTATGCCGGCGTGAACAACCGTCTCAACGTCACCGACACGGTCGGACCGGCGACAGGCTCCGGCGGTCAGACCCACTGGGCCAACGGCTGGACCGTCGGTGCGGGCTGGGAATACGGCATCACCCGCAACTGGATCGTCGGCCTCGAATACAATTACGCGGCCTTCGGCGGTCAGACCTATCAGCTCGGTGGCACTTCGGGGAACTACACCTTCGATGCCAAGCCGCGCGACATCCAGTGGGCCGTCGTCCGCGCGAGCTACAAGTTCGATGGACCGGTCATCGCCCGTTACTGA
- a CDS encoding FAD-dependent oxidoreductase: MTKVVNEDPILEPAASQPPQARSVKVRCCIVGGGPAGMMLGYLLGRAGIEVVVLEKHADFFRDFRGDTVHPSTLQVMDELGLIDAFLKLPHQRLQKMDGLFGGTHVRIADLGRLHTKYPFIAFMPQWDFLNFMREAGNRFASLEVMMNAEAVDLIRHGDAIAGVRAKTPEGPIEIEADLTIACDGRHSTVRERAGLSVEEIGAPMDVLWFRVGRKADETENLFARVEPGKMMITFDRGDYWQCAYVIAKGQYDAVKARGLQALLDDIVRMAPVLGSGIADVKSFDDVKLLTVAINRLARWTRPGLLLIGDAAHAMSPVGGVGVNLAVQDAVATANLLAGKLQHGCPSENELDAVRRRREFPVKMTQAMQVVVQDHIISGALQGGERPLKVPLVVRLVTALPWLQGIPARLLALGVRPEHVRSKAMSSP, encoded by the coding sequence ATGACTAAAGTCGTAAACGAGGATCCGATCTTGGAACCAGCCGCGTCACAGCCACCCCAGGCGCGTTCCGTGAAGGTCCGGTGTTGCATCGTTGGCGGCGGCCCTGCGGGCATGATGCTCGGCTATCTCCTGGGGCGCGCCGGCATCGAGGTCGTGGTGCTGGAGAAGCACGCGGATTTCTTCCGCGACTTCCGCGGCGACACCGTGCATCCCTCGACGCTTCAGGTCATGGACGAGCTCGGCCTGATCGACGCCTTCCTGAAGCTGCCGCACCAGCGTCTGCAGAAGATGGACGGCCTGTTCGGCGGCACGCATGTGCGCATCGCCGATCTCGGCCGGCTCCACACCAAATACCCCTTCATCGCCTTCATGCCGCAATGGGATTTTCTGAATTTCATGCGCGAAGCCGGAAACCGCTTTGCGTCGCTCGAGGTGATGATGAACGCGGAAGCCGTCGACCTGATCCGCCATGGCGACGCCATCGCCGGCGTGCGTGCGAAGACGCCGGAGGGGCCGATCGAGATCGAGGCCGATCTCACCATCGCCTGCGACGGCCGGCATTCGACCGTGCGCGAGCGCGCGGGGCTCAGCGTGGAGGAGATCGGCGCGCCGATGGATGTGCTGTGGTTCCGCGTCGGCCGCAAGGCGGACGAGACCGAGAACCTGTTCGCGCGCGTCGAGCCCGGCAAGATGATGATCACCTTCGACCGCGGCGACTACTGGCAATGCGCCTATGTCATTGCCAAGGGACAATACGATGCGGTGAAGGCGAGGGGATTGCAGGCGCTGCTGGACGACATCGTGCGCATGGCGCCGGTGCTCGGAAGCGGCATTGCCGATGTGAAGAGCTTCGACGACGTCAAGCTGCTCACCGTCGCGATCAACCGTCTGGCGCGCTGGACGCGGCCGGGTCTGCTTCTCATCGGCGATGCCGCGCATGCGATGTCGCCGGTCGGCGGTGTCGGTGTCAATCTCGCCGTGCAGGATGCGGTCGCGACCGCCAACCTGCTCGCCGGCAAGCTTCAGCATGGTTGCCCGTCCGAGAACGAGCTCGATGCCGTGCGCCGCCGGCGCGAATTCCCGGTGAAGATGACGCAAGCCATGCAGGTGGTCGTGCAAGACCACATCATCAGCGGCGCCTTGCAGGGCGGCGAGCGGCCTCTGAAGGTGCCGCTGGTCGTGCGCCTCGTCACCGCGCTGCCATGGCTCCAGGGCATTCCGGCGCGGCTGCTTGCGCTCGGCGTGCGGCCCGAGCATGTGCGGTCGAAGGCAATGTCGTCACCATAG
- a CDS encoding caspase family protein has protein sequence MTRRPFRILAALGLAASLSAIALPAHAEKRVALVVGNNDYRNVPKLLKAVNDARTMGDTLKQLGFSVMVAENQSRQQFSETLLAFDRTVEPGDTAFFFYAGHGFEIAGQNYLLPTDVPAATEGQEELVRDASILADRIIERLQNKKARTSILVFDACRNNPFERSGTRAVAGAGGLAPMTQLPEGVFSVFSAGPRQTALDRLSNDDANPNSVFTRTFARELLEPGENLVQVAQRTRRLVSEMAGTVKHRQVPVYFDQMVDDVFLSGIAKDATARPADPPPQKVAALPPVSVPRLPKEETTNAPIASFSRHNGGWSVVFSFADPTLGISWRMAGAADFRETGFIDTLDPRTRKRMPNPSIELPPDAQAGTIEVRYVDQSGDMQGPFPIKFDPEAALIRDQRKILDMTATSWLSFREFNGLLVYYTHLVSYRCAIREVRIGIDTAVPNQVLKMPNCDMRDPSAIGAGMPLYMKLAPATQSVSVELTYRDGSVSEIKSFRTANRSNN, from the coding sequence ATGACGCGTCGGCCTTTCAGAATTCTGGCAGCACTCGGCCTTGCGGCGAGCCTGAGCGCGATCGCGCTTCCGGCCCATGCCGAGAAGCGCGTCGCGCTCGTCGTCGGCAACAACGACTACAGGAACGTCCCGAAACTGCTCAAGGCCGTCAACGACGCCCGCACCATGGGCGATACGCTCAAGCAGCTCGGCTTCTCGGTGATGGTCGCCGAGAACCAGAGCCGGCAGCAATTCTCCGAGACACTGCTCGCCTTCGACCGGACGGTCGAGCCTGGCGACACCGCGTTCTTCTTCTACGCCGGCCACGGCTTCGAGATCGCGGGGCAGAACTATCTGCTGCCGACCGACGTGCCGGCGGCGACGGAAGGGCAGGAAGAGCTGGTGCGCGACGCCTCGATCCTCGCCGACCGCATCATCGAGCGCCTGCAGAACAAGAAGGCGCGGACCTCGATCCTGGTGTTCGATGCCTGCCGCAACAATCCGTTCGAGCGCAGCGGGACGCGTGCAGTCGCAGGTGCCGGCGGGCTTGCGCCGATGACGCAACTGCCGGAGGGCGTGTTCTCGGTGTTCTCGGCCGGTCCCCGCCAGACCGCTCTTGATCGTCTCTCCAATGACGACGCCAATCCCAATTCGGTGTTCACGCGCACCTTTGCCAGGGAGCTGCTCGAGCCCGGCGAGAACCTCGTGCAGGTGGCACAGCGCACCCGCCGTCTCGTGAGCGAGATGGCCGGCACCGTCAAGCACAGGCAGGTGCCGGTCTATTTCGACCAGATGGTCGACGACGTCTTCCTCAGCGGCATTGCCAAGGATGCCACCGCGCGTCCGGCCGATCCTCCGCCACAGAAGGTCGCGGCGCTGCCGCCGGTGTCCGTGCCGCGCCTGCCGAAGGAGGAAACCACCAATGCGCCGATCGCGAGCTTCTCGCGGCACAATGGCGGTTGGAGCGTGGTGTTCTCTTTCGCCGACCCGACGCTCGGCATTTCCTGGCGCATGGCCGGCGCTGCCGATTTCCGCGAAACCGGCTTCATCGACACGCTCGATCCGCGCACGCGCAAGCGGATGCCGAACCCGTCGATCGAATTGCCGCCCGACGCGCAGGCCGGCACCATCGAGGTTCGCTATGTCGACCAGTCCGGCGACATGCAGGGGCCGTTTCCGATCAAGTTCGATCCGGAGGCCGCGCTGATCCGCGACCAGCGCAAGATCCTCGACATGACCGCGACGAGCTGGCTGTCATTCCGCGAGTTCAACGGGCTGCTGGTCTACTACACGCATCTGGTCTCGTATCGCTGCGCCATCCGCGAGGTGCGCATCGGCATCGACACCGCCGTGCCGAACCAGGTGCTGAAGATGCCGAACTGCGACATGCGCGATCCCAGCGCGATCGGCGCCGGCATGCCGCTCTACATGAAGCTTGCCCCGGCGACGCAGTCCGTCTCGGTGGAGCTGACCTATCGCGACGGCAGCGTGTCGGAGATCAAGAGTTTCCGCACCGCGAACCGCAGCAACAACTAA
- a CDS encoding helix-turn-helix transcriptional regulator → MYRWCTDEVEPHDRFDYWREVRSKGLFGVTAELERERRGDFYGEFSLRQLGGAGFVELKASHYTVERSTSDIAYAPGDSICVYQQLGTGGWFGGMRTGDFAIANGSFATSHTDQPYRTAPLGAGGFHLRILKIPASALSTQDKRMRELVPRRFDDPGLTPLLDACFADLGEAAAGDDGATATTSLVQDSLVQALGHLALIGRGIVRPGSRLGQAALRTARHSQARRLIARHLQDPDLAPAMVAALLGVSVRHLHMLFESAAKSFSQTVTDERLKQSRRLMREAPNRLIADIATSCGFESLATYYRVFNAAYGMAPGDFRAQGAERH, encoded by the coding sequence GTGTATCGCTGGTGTACCGACGAAGTCGAACCGCATGACCGCTTCGACTATTGGCGCGAGGTCCGCTCCAAAGGCCTGTTCGGGGTCACAGCCGAGCTCGAACGCGAACGGCGCGGCGACTTCTACGGCGAATTCTCGCTGCGCCAGCTCGGCGGCGCCGGCTTCGTCGAGCTGAAGGCCTCGCACTATACGGTCGAGCGCAGCACCTCCGACATTGCCTACGCGCCCGGCGACAGCATCTGCGTCTACCAGCAGCTCGGCACCGGCGGCTGGTTCGGCGGCATGCGCACTGGCGATTTCGCGATCGCCAATGGCAGCTTCGCCACCAGCCATACCGACCAGCCCTATCGCACTGCGCCGCTCGGTGCAGGCGGCTTCCACCTGCGGATCCTGAAAATCCCCGCGAGCGCCCTCTCGACGCAGGACAAGCGCATGCGCGAGCTTGTGCCCCGGCGGTTCGACGATCCGGGCCTGACGCCCCTGCTCGATGCTTGCTTCGCCGACCTCGGCGAGGCCGCCGCGGGCGACGACGGCGCCACCGCTACGACCTCACTCGTCCAGGACTCCCTCGTTCAGGCGCTCGGCCACCTGGCGCTGATCGGACGCGGCATCGTGCGACCCGGCAGCCGGCTCGGCCAGGCGGCGCTGCGAACCGCGCGTCACTCGCAAGCACGGCGGCTGATCGCGCGCCACCTGCAAGACCCCGATCTGGCACCGGCGATGGTGGCCGCCCTGCTCGGCGTGTCCGTGCGTCACCTGCATATGTTGTTCGAATCCGCGGCAAAGAGCTTCTCGCAGACCGTGACCGACGAGCGCCTGAAACAGAGCCGCCGCCTGATGCGCGAGGCGCCGAACCGGCTGATCGCCGACATCGCGACCTCCTGCGGATTCGAGAGCCTGGCGACCTACTATCGGGTCTTCAACGCCGCCTACGGGATGGCCCCCGGCGATTTCCGCGCCCAGGGGGCGGAACGTCATTAG